In one Myripristis murdjan chromosome 5, fMyrMur1.1, whole genome shotgun sequence genomic region, the following are encoded:
- the efcc1 gene encoding EF-hand and coiled-coil domain-containing protein 1 yields MDKIDLNDPYSRPARRTQWIVSTLAYHYGLDRGVENEIIVLATGLDQYLQEIFHHMDYQGGGKIPVEDFSILCEILGLNKDSEDSECAGILDNLPGEFTFRQFHAKLCGYFSTKAGCQYENGRLLVGKESEHIETQIRLRSPLRRREKLLSAGVSGGSSPISERHASGCRLGSCTRECYEEIVALEEAEDRVAKLEDENASLRELIEDMRAALQSSDARCLALQVGLWKSHSRHKPEEGCFIGHQKQAVQKRISNANVKSSAHDNVKSLQSIIHEIELLRGSRDRQVEEAMLCNQRLEQELQSSKEAVAALEDCNRTLKREQVGMRRKVEEARQALLSGLSKVKELETKASHVPALQRHIVQLESELLYYRSEVSKLQLPSSTRAELQPRGSGRPGQRCCLDSQHDRRSPTGRAETTPDKMEEQLFRSVEGQAASDEEEDKWTGDQQRQVDEVKRILTRLSCCGERCDDKAFKKLMSNFGSSRSEESRSAVMELLERVTRLNKQLELKESQAEIDMDQMRDSLVQELQQKAEETELLQMELQMLETERVRLSLVEEKLLDVLQLLQQLRDLNVSRRSLGKILLSTLESCSDPQHGKAHILEVLNALYHELAACEILSSVGPLERTQSHQSLNSLIISC; encoded by the exons ATGGATAAAATAGACCTCAATGATCCATACAGCCGACCAGCGCGCAGAACACAATGGATAGTCAGTACTTTGGCTTACCATTACGGACTGGACCGTGGAGTGGAGAACGAAATTATAGTTTTGGCCACCGGACTGGATCAGTACCTACAGGAGATTTTCCATCATATGGACTACCAAGGGGGCGGCAAGATCCCCGTCGAGGACTTCAGTATCTTGTGTGAAATTTTGGGATTGAACAAAGACTCGGAGGACTCGGAGTGCGCCGGGATTCTGGACAATTTACCGGGCGAGTTCACTTTCAGGCAGTTTCACGCAAAACTGTGCGGATACTTCAGCACCAAAGCGGGGTGCCAGTATGAGAACGGCAGGCTGCTTGTGGGGAAAGAGAGCGAGCACATAGAGACTCAGATCCGTCTCAGGAGCCCCTTGAGGCGGCGAGAGAAGCTGCTGTCTGCCGGTGTGAGCGGCGGCTCCTCTCCCATCTCGGAGCGGCACGCCTCCGGCTGCAGGCTCGGCTCCTGCACCCGGGAGTGTTACGAGGAGATAGTTGCACTCGAGGAGGCAGAGGACAGAGTAGCAAAACTGGAGGACGAGAATGCAAGTCTGAGAGAGCTGATCGAGGACATGAGGGCTGCACTTCAGAGCAGTGATGCCCGCTGCTTGGCTCTGCAG GTTGGACTGTGGAAAAGCCACTCCAGACATAAACCCGAGGAAGGATGTTTTATTGGCCACCAGAAGCAAGCTGTCCAGAAAAGGATAAGCAATGCCAATGTGAAAAGCAGCGCCCACGACAACGTAAAGAGCCTGCAGAGTATCATCCACGAGATAGAACTGCTGCGTGGCTCCAGAGACCGACAGGTGGAGGAGGCTATGCTCTGTAATCAGAGACTGGAGCAGGAACTGCAGAGCTCTAAAGAGGCTGTGGCCGCTCTGGAGGACTGCAACCGAACCCTGAAGAGAGAGCAGGTGGGTATGAGGCGGAAGGTGGAGGAGGCCAGGCAGGCGCTGCTCAGTGGCCTGAGCAAGGTGAAGGAACTGGAAACCAAAGCCAGTCATGTGCCAGCGCTCCAGAGACACATCGTGCAGCTGGAGTCAGAGCTCCTGTACTACAG GTCAGAGGTGTCCAAACTGCAACTCCCAAGCAGCACCAGGGCAGAGCTGCAGCCTCGTGGCAGCGGCAGGCCGGGGCAGAGGTGCTGCCTGGACTCCCAGCATGACCGGCGTTCCCCGACAGGCCGCGCTGAGACGACGCCAGACAAAA tggaggagcagctgttcCGCTCAGTGGAGGGCCAGGCGGCATCcgacgaggaggaggacaagtGGACCGGAGATCAGCAGAGGCAGGTGGACGAGGTGAAGAGGATCCTGACCAGGCTGTCCTGCTGCGGAGAGAG GTGCGACGACAAGGCCTTCAAGAAGCTGATGTCTAATTTCGGGAGCTCGAGGAGCGAGGAGAGCCGCAGCGCTGTCATGGAGCTGCTGGAGCGGGTGACCAGGCTGAATAAGCAGCTGGAGCTGAAGGAGAGCCAGGCTGAGATAGACATGGACCAG atgagGGACTCTCTTGTGCAAGAGCTGCAGCAGAAGGCGGAAGAGACCGAACTGCTTCAGATGGAGCTGCAGATGCTGGAAACGGAGAGGGTGCGCCTGTCCCTGGTGGAGGAGAAACTTCTGGACgttcttcagctcctccagcagctccgcGACCTG AACGTCTCCCGGAGGTCTCTGGGGAAAATCTTGCTCAGCACTTTGGAGTCTTGCAGCGACCCGCAGCATG GGAAAGCTCACATTCTGGAGGTGCTCAACGCTCTCTATCACGAGCTGGCCGCCTGTGAGATTTTGTCCTCTGTGGGCCCTCTGGAGCGAACCCAAAGCCACCAGTCTCTGAACTCCCTCATCATCTCCTGCTGA
- the nuf2 gene encoding kinetochore protein Nuf2 — MTENTFPVYKVDAIVNFYRTEVLTGQEAKHFTKSDLTPTPKPESVQRLYMRILHLLYRFRPECHSMVPLMENIQYPAFHEWPTAIMSVYLRMQQFLPMCCVYDFSLNDLLAPKAKKTIVILSGIMNFLHFRKQRMEMTLEQQARFRSDMDNFQTYTKGIKEAEKKIEMLTTIPPEQQAEAKELAAAISELQAATAHQYQEANGISDANAERRAKIAEKTQKLAQLKVDVSTLKEDISKLKSQIVESPEELTSQMEKMRENVKNIKSSIERADEYIVELQNTMQSVSQGEAEIQLMHNLLLELQTGMNNTKQRQEEVQELAAVYEKKQKEMKNLGTEENQLRRALGMKLDKESKQQIRRQKKKDMKDQHVQDVLRQCDQVHHKREEMADQIQEISRETQQLKANMQSLRDVCSKETKNAQDLYDSVLSSLDELHKRIEMHIVDLNQDISKMSANF; from the exons atgacagaaaacacgTTCCCGGTGTACAAAGTGGACGCGATAGTGAACTTTTACCGAACCGAAGTGCTCACAGGTCAAGAGGCAAAACATTTCACCAAGAGCGACTTGACTCCGACGCCAAAG CCAGAGTCAGTCCAAAGGTTATACATGAGGATACTGCATCTCCTGTACCGCTTCAGACCCGAGTGCCACTCCATG GTTCCGCTCATGGAAAACATCCAGTATCCTGCATTTCATGAGTGGCCGACTGCTATTATGAGTGTTTACCTGCGCAT gcagcAGTTTTTGCCTATGTGCTGTGTTTATGACTTCTCACTCAATGACCTTCTGGCTCCAA AAGCGAAGAAAACTATTGTTATTCTAAGTGGAATCATGAACTTTCTGCACTTCAGGAAGCAGAGGATGGAGATGACCTTGGAGCAGCAGGCCAGATTT agGTCAGATATGGACAATTTCCAGACTTACACCAAGGGAATAAAAGAAGCAGAGAAAAAGATTGAAATGTTGAC GACAATCCCTCCGgagcagcaggctgaggccaaggAGCTGGCAGCCGCCATCTCCGAACTCCAGGCTGCCACTGCGCACCAATACCAGGAAGCA AATGGAATAAGTGATGCCAATGCAGAGCGGAGAGCCAAAATTGCAGAGAAGACACAGAAACTG GCTCAGCTGAAGGTGGACGTCAGCACCCTGAAGGAAGACATCAGTAAGCTCAAGTCTCAGATCGTGGAGTCTCCAGAGGAGCTGACCAGCCAGATGGAGAAGATGAGGGAGAACGTGAAGAACATCAAGAGCTCCATT GAACGCGCTGATGAGTACATAGTGGAGCTGCAGAACACGATGCAGAGTGTGAGCCAGGGCGAAGCCGAGATCCAGCTGATgcacaacctgctgctggagctgcagaccGGCATGAACAACACCAAGCAGCGACAGGAGGAG gtccaAGAGCTGGCAGCTGTGTATgagaagaagcagaaggagaTGAAGAACCTGGGCACTGAGGAAAACCAGTTAAGGAGGGCTCTGGGCATGAAGCTGGACAAGGAATCCAAACAGCAGATCCgcagacagaagaagaaagacatgAAGGACCAGCATGTTCAGGATGTGTTGAG GCAGTGTGACCAAGTCCATCATAAGCGTGAAGAGATGGCCGACCAAATCCAGGAGATCTCCAGGGAGACGCAGCAGCTGAAGGCCAACATGCAGAGCCTGAGGGACGTGTGCAGCAAGGAGACCAAGAACGCACAG GATCTGTACGACAGCGTGTTATCCTCGCTGGATGAGTTGCACAAGAGGATCGAGATGCACATTGTGGACCTGAACCAAGATATCAGCAAGATGTCTGCTAACTTTTAG